The Hippoglossus hippoglossus isolate fHipHip1 chromosome 10, fHipHip1.pri, whole genome shotgun sequence DNA segment AATCAAACACCCAGACTCCATCGGGCAGCTGATCCTCTGCATGCTACAGCTACAGACGTTCATCTTCTCTTTATTCTATCTGCTGCTCCTGAGAAATaagcagcaggttgttgtttttattgttttggctTGTGTCCAGTGCAGTGACTGGATGAGTGTGAGCAGCTGATGTAAAACAGACACcgtctcctcatctcctcctcctccctaaATGACAGGGAGCCTTCATCGCCCAGAGGAAAACATTGATCGTTTCAAAGATTAGCAGTTTATTCTCTCTGTCAGTCAAATACAGAGACACTAATGGTGAGTGAACATATCTCATACTCTTATAATAACCTAATTCTGTTGCCATAGGCTGTGGATGTTTAGATTAGATTCCTTATTCTGTTCTATAGGTTTTGAGtaattgctttttttctctcccagaAACCTCTCTGATTGTGATGTCATCATAGACGTGGTGATtccatattttccttttttttttttttttattataccTCCGCCCTTGTGTCCCCATCAGGCGACCGGTGCCAAGAGACCCTCCCTGCAGGGCCCAGTGCCCCCTCCTCGTAAGAAGACCACCCCCAAAGCAGAGCTGACCGAGGAGCAGAAGCAGGAGATCAGAGAGGCCTTCGAGCTGTTTGACACCGATGGGTCTGGATTCATTGATGTCAAAGAGCTCAAGGTGAGGAAATGAAGTCAAAAAGCTCAGACACTGAACATTCAACATGTGTCAGGGAGAGATCAAGGTGTACTTGTGTGTTCGTGTTCCTCCAGGTCGCGATGAGAGCTCTGGGGTTTGAGCCGAAGAAAGAGGAGATCAAGAAGATGATTGGTGAAGTGGATAAGGGAGGAACTGGGAGGGTCTCCTTTGTCGA contains these protein-coding regions:
- the cetn2 gene encoding caltractin, coding for MATGAKRPSLQGPVPPPRKKTTPKAELTEEQKQEIREAFELFDTDGSGFIDVKELKVAMRALGFEPKKEEIKKMIGEVDKGGTGRVSFVDFLSVMTQKMVEKDSKEEILKAFRLFDDDETGKISFKNLKRVAKELGENLTDEELREMIDEADRDGDGEVNQQEFLRIMKKTCLY